The following are from one region of the Lineus longissimus chromosome 19, tnLinLong1.2, whole genome shotgun sequence genome:
- the LOC135502712 gene encoding phosphatidate phosphatase LPIN2-like isoform X1, with product MNYIGRLFSNVRGYYNEINSATLTGAIDVVVVEQEDGSLICSPFHVRFGKIGVLRSREKVVDIEVNGQGVGLHMKLGEAGEAFFVEEAEDTCEVPSHLATSPLPPTAELMREGVEKLHREVKGEQERKYSVAESEISTTSSQHSQKESESSLDSKQDSGQYSEFRPIFHDGANAINQGIARPRVVNSKSMTLDILKATSSQHVGGDSDDETENSGNKKPRRTKKRVGSKKRKNRMNHQEKVTGDLSSAVESSSSDVRVPCDNHEEGVFEMDNEDDIATPVVNLPRTISLPIIEENKMEMTEGWASSQYVSAFHPFSDGDLTPIVSPAGSRPSSPKSDTEFEKQKCVNAKVDDSLGGSDVKWQWGELPELEKPLVKKDTVIEVQTEEEKKAQQERESTGGLFQFMRKTKKIRHNPEHEGIYLDDLNLEEMDPEVAALYLYHPKGAAYQPHPPKDEDSESGRGASLPQSPVSIEGAKSSYEYDSVENKQSALDDSGEHLANLAMSLCGGLKEFDGEMPLERFMQGLVTYDDFCENPNLISNPDLVLRIGEKYYNWPVAGPMIMSLVMYQRPLPEGSIETLVKAHFPKKERQKRGMSSWFSWRSRTDQDAIATGEGASKKERETGDISQSPSSSIMSSPPDSPQKTKLEEKRAGPEDDGTSSETDSSEKDLVLQVGQVAQHHLREKYRKAVRLSSEQLRALNLQEGRNEVTYSVTTAYQGTTKCTSYIYKWRYDDRIIISDIDGTITKSDVLGQLLPMVGKDWSQTGVAQLFTNIANNGYKFLYLSARAIGQSTATRYYLNSIKQGEVQLPDGPLLLSPSSLISAFHREVIERKPEEFKIGCLRDVAALFPSSRNPFYAGYGNKINDVWAYRAVGIPISRIFTINHRGELRHELTHTFQSSYTSLSDIVDHLFPNLHVSSAGKATKFFAPDQFSTFTYWRDPIPEIDIIAELAVTSAPKRKQSTETKVEKK from the exons ATGAATTACATCGGCCGTCTCTTCTCCAACGTACGCGGTTATTACAATGAGATCAACTCCGCAACGCTCACCGGCGCCATCGATGTGGTGGTGGTGGAACAAGAAGATGGCTCGCTGATATGCTCGCCGTTCCACGTGCGTTTCGGCAAGATTGGCGTGCTCAGGTCACGCGAGAAAGTG GTTGACATTGAGGTGAATGGCCAGGGCGTGGGTCTACACATGAAACTTGGTGAGGCAGGGGAAGCATTCTTTGTCGAGGAAGCAGAAGACACGTGCGAG GTACCATCTCACCTGGCCACCTCACCCCTGCCGCCAACCGCCGAACTCATGCGCGAGGGCGTCGAAAAGTTACACAGAGAGGTCAAAGGGGAACAGGAACGAAAATACAGCGTGGCGGAGTCAGAAATCAGCACAACGTCTAGTCAGCATTCTCAAAAAGAATCCGAATCGAGTTTAGATTCGAAACAGGACTCGGGGCAGTATTCAGAGTTTAGGCCGATTTTTCATGACGGTGCAAATGCAATCAATCAAGGCATCGCACGACCTAGAGTCGTGAACTCGAAGTCGATGACGCTGGACATTTTGAAAGCGACGTCTTCGCAACATGTCGGAGGCGACTCTGACGACGAGACGGAAAATTCTGGAAATAAAAAACCTCGTCGGACGAAAAAACGGGTCGGGAGTAAAAAGCGTAAAAATCGCATGAACCATCAGGAGAAGGTGACGGGGGATTTGTCATCCGCTGTGGAGAGTTCGTCGTCGGATGTGCGAGTACCCTGTGATAATCACGAGGAGGGCGTATTTGAGATGGACAACGAAGATGATATCGCAACGCCCGTCGTGAACTTGCCACGCACCATCAGTCTTCCGATCATCGAGGAGAATAAGATGGAAATGACGGAGGGCTGGGCCTCTAGTCAGTACGTGTCGGCGTTTCATCCATTCAGCGATGGCGATCTGACTCCTATTGTGAG TCCTGCTGGTTCAAGACCTTCCTCGCCGAAGAGCGACACTGAGTTTGAGAAGCAGAAGTGCGTCAACGCCAAGGTCGATGATTCACTGGGCGGTAGCGACGTCAAGTGGCAGTGGGGGGAACTACCAGAGCTAGAGAAACCCCTGGTGAAGAAAGATACAGTTATTGAGGTGCAGACGGAGGAGGAAAAGAAAG CCCAGCAAGAACGGGAATCGACCGGCGGGTTGTTCCAGTTCATGAGGAAGACGAAGAAAATACGTCACAATCCCGAACACGAGGGGATCTACTTGGACGACTTGAACCTCGAGGAGATGGACCCTGAGGTGGCCGCCCTCTATCTTTATCATCCGAAAGG TGCCGCTTACCAACCTCACCCGCCCAAAGATGAGGATAGTGAGTCTGGGCGTGGTGCATCGCTGCCACAATCTCCCGTCTCTATAGAGGGCGCTAAATCTAGTTACGAATACGATTCAGTAGAAAACAAACAATCCGCACTGGACGACAGTGG CGAACATCTTGCAAACTTGGCCATGTCACTGTGCGGTGGTCTGAAAGAGTTCGATGGCGAGATGCCTCTGGAGAGGTTCATGCAGGGCCTTGTCACGTACGATGATTTCTGCGAAAACCCCAATCTTATCAGCAATCCTGATTTGGTGCTTAGAATTGGTGAAAA ATATTACAACTGGCCAGTAGCAGGGCCTATGATAATGTCCTTGGTCATGTACCAGAGACCACTGCCCGAG GGATCGATTGAGACTCTGGTCAAAGCTCACTTCCCGAAGAAGGAGCGTCAGAAGCGCGGTATGTCGTCATGGTTCTCGTGGCGGTCCCGCACTGATCAGGACGCCATCGCCACAGGAGAAGGAGCATCTAAAAAG GAGAGAGAGACCGGCGATATCAGTCAGAGCCCCTCATCCAGTATAATGTCATCACCTCCCGATAGTCCACAGAAAACTAAACTCGAGGAGAAGAG gGCCGGACCAGAAGATGACGGCACATCGAGTGAGACAGACTCATCAGAGAAAGATCTCGTCCTCCAGGTTGGCCAGGTTGCTCAGCATCACCTGAGAGAGAAGTACAGGAAGGCCGTTAGACTGTCGTCAGAACAGTTG CGTGCGCTGAACCTCCAAGAAGGTCGTAACGAGGTCACATACTCTGTGACGACGGCGTATCAGGGAACGACCAAGTGTACCTCGTATATTTACAAATGGCGCTACGACGACAGGATCATCATCTCGGACATCGACGGCACCATCACAAA GTCTGATGTTCTTGGGCAACTCTTGCCAATGGTCGGAAAAGACTGGTCACAGACTGGTGTCGCACAACTCTTCACCAACATCGCCAACAACGGCTACAAGTTCCTCTACCTCTCTGCGCGTGCCATCGGTCAGTCGACCGCAACCAGATATTACCTCAATAGCATCAAGCAGGGCGAGGTGCAGCTTCCCGACGGCCCGCTGCTACTATCGCCGAGCTCTCTCATTAGCGCTTTCCATCG GGAAGTTATTGAGAGAAAACCAGAAGAATTCAAGATCGGCTGCCTGCGAGATGTGGCTGCCCTCTTCCCCAGTAGCCGCAATCCATTCTATGCCGGCTACGGAAACAAAATAAAC GACGTGTGGGCATACCGGGCAGTCGGCATCCCAATCTCGCGCATCTTTACGATCAACCATCGCGGAGAGCTGCGTCACGAGCTCACCCATACATTCCAGTCCTC ttacacCAGTTTGAGTGATATCGTCGACCACCTCTTCCCAAACTTACATGTCTCATCAGCCGGCAAAGCGACAAAGTTCTTCGCCCCTGATCAGTTTAGTACATTCACATATTGGCGTGACCCTATTCCTGAAATTGACATCATTGCCGAACTAGCAGTGACGTCTGCGCCGAAAAGGAAACAATCGACAGAGACCAAGGTGGAGAAGAAATGA
- the LOC135502712 gene encoding phosphatidate phosphatase LPIN2-like isoform X2, with amino-acid sequence MNYIGRLFSNVRGYYNEINSATLTGAIDVVVVEQEDGSLICSPFHVRFGKIGVLRSREKVVDIEVNGQGVGLHMKLGEAGEAFFVEEAEDTCEVPSHLATSPLPPTAELMREGVEKLHREVKGEQERKYSVAESEISTTSSQHSQKESESSLDSKQDSGQYSEFRPIFHDGANAINQGIARPRVVNSKSMTLDILKATSSQHVGGDSDDETENSGNKKPRRTKKRVGSKKRKNRMNHQEKVTGDLSSAVESSSSDVRVPCDNHEEGVFEMDNEDDIATPVVNLPRTISLPIIEENKMEMTEGWASSQYVSAFHPFSDGDLTPIVSPAGSRPSSPKSDTEFEKQKCVNAKVDDSLGGSDVKWQWGELPELEKPLVKKDTVIEVQTEEEKKAQQERESTGGLFQFMRKTKKIRHNPEHEGIYLDDLNLEEMDPEVAALYLYHPKGAAYQPHPPKDEDSESGRGASLPQSPVSIEGAKSSYEYDSVENKQSALDDSGEHLANLAMSLCGGLKEFDGEMPLERFMQGLVTYDDFCENPNLISNPDLVLRIGEKYYNWPVAGPMIMSLVMYQRPLPEGSIETLVKAHFPKKERQKRGMSSWFSWRSRTDQDAIATGEGASKKERETGDISQSPSSSIMSSPPDSPQKTKLEEKRAGPEDDGTSSETDSSEKDLVLQVGQVAQHHLREKYRKAVRLSSEQLRALNLQEGRNEVTYSVTTAYQGTTKCTSYIYKWRYDDRIIISDIDGTITKSDVLGQLLPMVGKDWSQTGVAQLFTNIANNGYKFLYLSARAIGQSTATRYYLNSIKQGEVQLPDGPLLLSPSSLISAFHREVIERKPEEFKIGCLRDVAALFPSSRNPFYAGYGNKINDVWAYRAVGIPISRIFTINHRGELRHELTHTFQSSYTDLCASVGNLFPDQRDRKNSDEFSFGGRVKNSVDRDSAFDEQDDCFWAY; translated from the exons ATGAATTACATCGGCCGTCTCTTCTCCAACGTACGCGGTTATTACAATGAGATCAACTCCGCAACGCTCACCGGCGCCATCGATGTGGTGGTGGTGGAACAAGAAGATGGCTCGCTGATATGCTCGCCGTTCCACGTGCGTTTCGGCAAGATTGGCGTGCTCAGGTCACGCGAGAAAGTG GTTGACATTGAGGTGAATGGCCAGGGCGTGGGTCTACACATGAAACTTGGTGAGGCAGGGGAAGCATTCTTTGTCGAGGAAGCAGAAGACACGTGCGAG GTACCATCTCACCTGGCCACCTCACCCCTGCCGCCAACCGCCGAACTCATGCGCGAGGGCGTCGAAAAGTTACACAGAGAGGTCAAAGGGGAACAGGAACGAAAATACAGCGTGGCGGAGTCAGAAATCAGCACAACGTCTAGTCAGCATTCTCAAAAAGAATCCGAATCGAGTTTAGATTCGAAACAGGACTCGGGGCAGTATTCAGAGTTTAGGCCGATTTTTCATGACGGTGCAAATGCAATCAATCAAGGCATCGCACGACCTAGAGTCGTGAACTCGAAGTCGATGACGCTGGACATTTTGAAAGCGACGTCTTCGCAACATGTCGGAGGCGACTCTGACGACGAGACGGAAAATTCTGGAAATAAAAAACCTCGTCGGACGAAAAAACGGGTCGGGAGTAAAAAGCGTAAAAATCGCATGAACCATCAGGAGAAGGTGACGGGGGATTTGTCATCCGCTGTGGAGAGTTCGTCGTCGGATGTGCGAGTACCCTGTGATAATCACGAGGAGGGCGTATTTGAGATGGACAACGAAGATGATATCGCAACGCCCGTCGTGAACTTGCCACGCACCATCAGTCTTCCGATCATCGAGGAGAATAAGATGGAAATGACGGAGGGCTGGGCCTCTAGTCAGTACGTGTCGGCGTTTCATCCATTCAGCGATGGCGATCTGACTCCTATTGTGAG TCCTGCTGGTTCAAGACCTTCCTCGCCGAAGAGCGACACTGAGTTTGAGAAGCAGAAGTGCGTCAACGCCAAGGTCGATGATTCACTGGGCGGTAGCGACGTCAAGTGGCAGTGGGGGGAACTACCAGAGCTAGAGAAACCCCTGGTGAAGAAAGATACAGTTATTGAGGTGCAGACGGAGGAGGAAAAGAAAG CCCAGCAAGAACGGGAATCGACCGGCGGGTTGTTCCAGTTCATGAGGAAGACGAAGAAAATACGTCACAATCCCGAACACGAGGGGATCTACTTGGACGACTTGAACCTCGAGGAGATGGACCCTGAGGTGGCCGCCCTCTATCTTTATCATCCGAAAGG TGCCGCTTACCAACCTCACCCGCCCAAAGATGAGGATAGTGAGTCTGGGCGTGGTGCATCGCTGCCACAATCTCCCGTCTCTATAGAGGGCGCTAAATCTAGTTACGAATACGATTCAGTAGAAAACAAACAATCCGCACTGGACGACAGTGG CGAACATCTTGCAAACTTGGCCATGTCACTGTGCGGTGGTCTGAAAGAGTTCGATGGCGAGATGCCTCTGGAGAGGTTCATGCAGGGCCTTGTCACGTACGATGATTTCTGCGAAAACCCCAATCTTATCAGCAATCCTGATTTGGTGCTTAGAATTGGTGAAAA ATATTACAACTGGCCAGTAGCAGGGCCTATGATAATGTCCTTGGTCATGTACCAGAGACCACTGCCCGAG GGATCGATTGAGACTCTGGTCAAAGCTCACTTCCCGAAGAAGGAGCGTCAGAAGCGCGGTATGTCGTCATGGTTCTCGTGGCGGTCCCGCACTGATCAGGACGCCATCGCCACAGGAGAAGGAGCATCTAAAAAG GAGAGAGAGACCGGCGATATCAGTCAGAGCCCCTCATCCAGTATAATGTCATCACCTCCCGATAGTCCACAGAAAACTAAACTCGAGGAGAAGAG gGCCGGACCAGAAGATGACGGCACATCGAGTGAGACAGACTCATCAGAGAAAGATCTCGTCCTCCAGGTTGGCCAGGTTGCTCAGCATCACCTGAGAGAGAAGTACAGGAAGGCCGTTAGACTGTCGTCAGAACAGTTG CGTGCGCTGAACCTCCAAGAAGGTCGTAACGAGGTCACATACTCTGTGACGACGGCGTATCAGGGAACGACCAAGTGTACCTCGTATATTTACAAATGGCGCTACGACGACAGGATCATCATCTCGGACATCGACGGCACCATCACAAA GTCTGATGTTCTTGGGCAACTCTTGCCAATGGTCGGAAAAGACTGGTCACAGACTGGTGTCGCACAACTCTTCACCAACATCGCCAACAACGGCTACAAGTTCCTCTACCTCTCTGCGCGTGCCATCGGTCAGTCGACCGCAACCAGATATTACCTCAATAGCATCAAGCAGGGCGAGGTGCAGCTTCCCGACGGCCCGCTGCTACTATCGCCGAGCTCTCTCATTAGCGCTTTCCATCG GGAAGTTATTGAGAGAAAACCAGAAGAATTCAAGATCGGCTGCCTGCGAGATGTGGCTGCCCTCTTCCCCAGTAGCCGCAATCCATTCTATGCCGGCTACGGAAACAAAATAAAC GACGTGTGGGCATACCGGGCAGTCGGCATCCCAATCTCGCGCATCTTTACGATCAACCATCGCGGAGAGCTGCGTCACGAGCTCACCCATACATTCCAGTCCTC ATACACAGACTTGTGTGCATCCGTCGGCAATTTATTCCCCGACCAACGTGATCGCAAAAACTCGGACGAGTTCAGCTTTGGCGGTCGTGTGAAAAACAGCGTCGATCGTGACTCTGCATTTGACGAACAAGACGATTGTTTTTGGGCGTATTAG
- the LOC135503114 gene encoding U11/U12 small nuclear ribonucleoprotein 48 kDa protein-like — translation MDNPEKLEFLERLENSIEKSTQHLSEILELIGWEKDELMEAPDLLQCQIDGNHFVPESIKSRHNKYCELRRQNLTREEAKEMLERKIYNQMAAGRLVFGADDITQFLPKRHPTSTAGPQPPDLHLHPPDVRLAVYDQVVAKSREREQVESTVDDELFFLDRKGWEKKKEESDNKNKSFVEQLAEKRDQRRRRQTYRAKNVHITSKSHTEIIREVINNQMEVLERIIQDEVGEPTASAPAAGGSREGGSHEGSQRDERSSREGEERSNRRDDGEGSHHKKHKRKRSRSRSLDREPSSYKESHHKRHKKHKHKKDKEKERDNPADA, via the exons ATGGACAACCCAGAGAAGTTGGAGTTCTTGGAAAGACTGGAAAATTCAATTGAAAAGTCGACACAGCACCTCAGTGAAATCCTGGAACTGATTGGCTGGGAGAAAGAtgagctgatggag GCGCCCGATCTTCTCCAATGTCAAATCGATGGCAATCATTTTGTTCCTGAATCAATAAAGAGTCGGCACAACAAGTACTGCGAGTTGAGGAGGCAGAACTTGACAAGGGAGGAGGCA AAGGAAATGCTGGAGCGGAAAATTTACAATCAGATGGCTGCTGGGAGGTTGGTGTTTGGTGCAG ATGACATCACGCAGTTCTTGCCTAAAAGGCATCCTACCTCCACCGCCGGTCCACAACCCCCAGACCTCCATTTACACCCGCCAGATGTCAGGCTAGCTGTCTATGATCAAGTGGTGGCCAAGTCCAGGGAGAGGGAGCAGGTCGAGAGCACAGTTGACGACGAGTTGTTTTTCCTCGACCGCAAAGGCtgggagaagaagaaggaag AGAGTGACAACAAGAATAAGTCATTTGTTGAGCAGCTGGCTGAGAAGAGAGACCAGAGGCGACGGCGACAGACGTACCGTGCCAAGAATGTGCACATTACTAGCAAGTCTCACACTGAG ATTATTCGTGAAGTAATCAACAATCAGATGGAGGTGTTAGAGAGGATAATCCAAGATGAAGTAGGAGAGCCAACGGCGTCTGCTCCCGCTGCTGGTGGTTCCCGAGAGGGCGGGTCTCATGAGGGGTCACAGCGTGACGAACGGAGCAGTCGAGAGGGCGAGGAGAGGAGCAACAGGCGGGATGATGGCGAGGGGAGTCATCACAAAAAGCACAAGAGGAAGAGGAGTAGGTCTAGATCTCTTGACAG GGAGCCGTCCAGTTACAAGGAGTCGCATCACAAACGCCACAAGAAACACAAACATAAAAAGGACAAAGAAAAGGAACGCGACAACCCAGCTGACGCCTAG